A segment of the Agarivorans albus genome:
TTTCGCTCAGCTAGATTTAGAGCCATGGTTAAAGTGGTCAAAGCAACAAATTAAGTTCACCCCAGAAAAGCCAGAATCGAGCTACACCAACGTGAGTCTCACTGTGCCGCCTTTGATGTTTATCCGCGGATCCGTTGATGAAGCGCAGTTACTCGGCCAAAAACTAAACAACCTCAATATTGCTTATTTGCCGCGCAGTAAAACCCAACTGCAAATTGAATCTGAACAGTTGATAGCTAGTGTTGCGGCGCCTGATGCGCCAAGCATCGAAGAAGCCGTGAAGATAAACATTGAGAAAGCACAGCTGAATGAGCTAGATTTTTCCCAACTGGATAGTGAAGCTGAGCAAACCCAAGCAGTGGCTGAACAGCAAGGCAGTTCTTTGCTTGAAGTATTGCCACCAATAGCGATTAGCTGTAACGACTGTCAGTTTGGTGACTATCGTATCGGTAACGTTAAACTAGACCTGCCAATAGAAAACCAAGCGATGGAGAATGGCCGTTTATGGGTTGATTGGGGTCATAGCCAACTTACCGCAGCGATGTTTTGGAACATAGTAGACGAGCAAGAGCAAGCCGGGTTTGCAGGCAGCTTCGATAGCTCTAATATGGAACAACTGATTGAAGATTTAGGCCGAGATAGCCCTTTAAAAGGCACACCTGCACGCTTTACCTTTGATGTAAGTTGGCAAGACAGCTTACTTAAACCACAAATGAACAGCTTGGATGGCTCTATATCGGTGAAGACCGATAAGGGTGTTGTTACTGAGATGAGCGACAAGGGTACGCGCTTGCTCACTCTCGCTAGTCTAGACACTATCCGACGCCGCTTACAGCTCGATTTTAGTGATGTATTTGAAAAAGGGCTGCACTTTGATTCAATGAGCGGCAGCATTAATTTTGATAATGGCGTGGGTAATAATCAAGACTTTTACCTGGATGGCGTAGCTGGCGCAATGCGTGGTAAAGGTGAAGTTGACTTCCGCGATGGCCAAATTGATTATCGAGTGAGTTACTCACCTAAAGTGACATCCAGTCTACCGGTACTTGCCGCCTTTTTGGTAACACCTGCGACTGGGGTTGCAGTGTTGGCATTGTCTAAACTGCTAGAGCCGGTGGTGGAAGTGGTGACGCAAATTGATTTCGCCCTTACCGGTAATCTTGCTGAGCCAGAGCTTATCGAGCTTGAGCGGGTGAAACAAGAAATTAAAGTACCCGATGAGTTTAGAGCCAGCGAGTCTCGCCAATGAAACTAATCTCCCTACAAATGACCTCAAACGGTGTGGTCGAAGACAATCTCAAGCAGGCTGAAGGTTTACTGCAACAGGCTAAGCCTAAGGCTGGTGACTTAGTGCTATTGCCCGAAAACTTTGCTTGTTATGGTGGTGGCGATAAGGCCTATATGTCTATCGCTGAGCATTTAGGCAAAGGGCCTATTCAAACTTGGCTTAGCCAACAAGCCAAGTTATATGGCATTTATTTGGTGGCTGGTAGCGTGCCTACAAAAGCTGAAGAACAGCACCGTTGTTACACCACCAGTTTAGCCTTCTCACCCGCTGGAGAGTTATTACAGCATTATCACAAACTCCACTTGTTTGATGTGGATGTGGCTGACAACGTGGGGAGTTACCGAGAATCAGACAGTTTTGTTGCTGGAGAGCAGCTCGCTTGGTTTGATATGGGCGCAATTCGAGTAGGAATGGCGATTTGTTTTGATTTACGTTTTCCTTACTTATTTCAGCTGCTGCGCCAACAGGGCTGTGATATTGTATTACTTCCTGCTGCATTTACTGCATTAACTGGGGAAGCCCACTGGCAAGCGTTACTGCAAGCCAGAGCCATAGAAAACCAACTCTATTTAGTGGCCGCCAATCAAACAGGAACACATAAAAATCAACGCCAAACTTGGGGGCACTCGATGATTGTTGACCCATGGGGGCGTTGTTTGGATCTACAGCCAAGCGGAACGGGGCCAGCAAGAGCCGATTTTAATCCGCAGCTATTACAGCAAGTTAGGGACCGGATGCCCGTGCCGTTGCATGGTCAATTACAACTAGGGTGGAGAGAATAAACACTATGTCGTTTGAAAAAGTCAGTCAGTCATTACTGGTGCCGGGAGGCATTGGCGAACAAGAGCTAAGTATGGCGCTGACCGAAGTGGCAAAACACCAAATTGATTATGCTGATCTGTTCTTCCAACATAGCCGCCACGAATCGTGGGTGTTGGAAGACGGTATTGTAAAGGAAGGAAGCTATAACATTGAGCAAGGTGTAGGAGTTCGCGCAATAAGTGGCGAGCAAACCGGTTTTGCCTATTCCGATGTGATTAATAACAACGCGTTATTACAAACTTGCCAAGCAGCACGAGGCATCAGCTCAAAAGGTGTAAACGCCAAGATTAAACCTTTTAGTAAGGTTTCTGCCGAACAGTTTTATCAAGCAGATAACCCTTTAGTGAGTCTGTCTAACCAGCAAAAGATTGCCTTATTGGAGCGAGCAGACAAATATGCGCGCAGCTTAGATCCTGCGGTTACTCAAGTAATTGTTAGCTTGAGCGGTGTTTATGAAGAGATATTGGTTGCTGCTAGTGATGGTACCTTAGCGGCCGATATTCGCCCTTTAATTCGCTTTAATTGTAGTGTGTTGGTAGAACGTAATCAGCGCAGAGAACGAGGCTCTGCTGGTGGCGGTGGACGTCGAAATTACAGTTACTTTTTAGAAGATGTTAATGGGCGTGAGCGGGCCATGGGCTTTGTTGATGAAGCTGTGCGCCAAGCCTTGGTAAACTTAGAGGCTGTAGATGCTCCAGCTGGTTTAATGCCTGTGGTATTAGGTGCTGGGTGGCCTGGTGTGTTATTGCACGAAGCTGTCGGTCATGGCCTAGAAGGCGATTTTAACCGTAAGGGCTCTTCGGCTTTTAGTGGTTGTATGGGTGAGCAAGTGGCCTCAAGCCTATGTACTATTGTTGACGACGGTACCTTAGGGCAGCGCAGAGGCTCTGTAAATATTGATGATGAAGGCACGCCAGGACAATACAATGTATTGATCGAAAATGGTGTACTGAAAGGCTATATGCAAGACAAGCATAATGCTCAGTTAATGAATACACGCTCTACTGGAAATGGTCGTCGTGAATCTTACGCGCATTTACCTTTACCTCGTATGACTAATACTTATATGTTACCTGGCGAAAGTGAACCTGAAGAATTGATTGCCTCGGTGAAAAAAGGGATCTTTGCGCCTAATTTTGGTGGCGGACAGGTGGACATTACTTCGGGTAAGTTTGTATTTTCCGCTTCAGAAGCTTATTTAATCGAAGATGGAAAGATCACTACGCCAATTAAAGGTGCAACACTGATTGGTTGTGGTCCAGAAGCAATGCAACAGGTGTCTATGGTAGGCAATGACCTCGCTCTTGACCAAGGGGTTGGGGTATGTGGCAAGGAAGGCCAAAGTGTACCTGTTGGAGTTGGTCAACCCAGTGTTAAACTCGATGAGTTAACGGTTGGCGGTACGGCGTAAATAAATTGCGTAAAAAAGGGGCTTAGGCCCCTTTTTTGTTCTTAGCTTATTAAGCGTTTTCTTTTAAATACTTAGCTAAATCTTGGTGAGCCTTCGCTGGCTTTTCTTGCTCGGCTTCTTTTTTGGCTTGGCGCACTAATTGGCGTAGTTTTTGGCGTTCTAAACTTGGGTTTTGCTCAAGCAACTGATTAATTGCAGCATCGCCTTCGGCAACCAACAAATCTCGCTGTTTTTCCAACGCTAACTGCGCTTGAGCTTGATAAATGTGCTTGTTGCGAATTTTATCTAAGCCTGCACTAATCGCTTCTTCATCTTCGGTACGCATTACCTTGCCAATGTAATTCATATGGCGACGCGCCGCTTCCCGCTTGTCTTTTAGGCGTTTAGCTAAGGCAATGGCTTCGCGGAGTGTTGGGCTCATTTCAATAGTGGCGAGCTGCGGGTTGGTAAGGGCAACTAACTCGGCACCAATTTTTTTCAGCCGATCTGCTTCACGTTTGATTTCAGACTTGCTGATCCAATCGTCTTCATCATCATAGGGCTGCTGATTCTTCATTTTTAACTCTCGTGGTACTTTTTTTCATATCTTACCAGTTCTTGCATATGGTCGCTCGATGAGTTTTGTTATGCTAGTGCCATGCATGGAGATGAAGAATAACAATGAGCCCTGAAAAACAAGTTAGCCAAGAGTTAAGTCAATTGAAGCAGGCGGTGGAATTCGCCTTAGAGCAAGCCAAACAGTTGGGTGCCGATGAGTCGGAAGTATCGATTTCAAAGCAAACCGGGATTTGTGTAGCAACCCGTGACCAACAGGTTGAGACTTTGGAGTTTAATCACGATGGCGCCTTAGGCATTGCCGTATACTCAGCTAATTGTAAGGGCAGTGCTTCAACCTCAGACTTAAGCCCAGAAGCGATTAAAAATGCAGTGAAAGCTGCCTATGATATTTCGCAATACACCTCTAAAGATTCTGCAGCTGGAATTGCCGACAAGCAACTTCTAGCTAGCGATATCCCTGATCTTGAGCTATTTCATCCTCATCCTTTAGAACCTGATTATTTTATTGATGTGGCTAAGCAGTGCGAAGATATCGCTTTGCGTAACCCACAAATTAAGGCGAGTGATGGCGCTAACATCAATAGCCATTATGGTGTGAAGGTATATGGTAATAGTCACGGCTTTTTAGCCGGTTATCCAACTAGTCGTCATAGCATTAGTTGCATGCTAATTGCTGGTGAAAAAGAGATGCAACGTGACTATGCCTACAGTGTGGCGCGTGATTTTGCAGATCTTGATAGTATTGAAACCATCGCAGCTAAAGCCCAGCAAAAAACCTTAGGGCGCTTAAATAGCCAAAAAATCTCTACCTGCGAAGTACCCGTGGTTTTTGACCAAGATGTAGCCAGTGGGCTATTTGGTCATTTAGTTGGGGCCATTAGTGGTGGCAACTTGTACCGTCGTTCGTCGTTCTTGTTAGATAGTTTAGGCAAGCAATTATTCCCTAGTTGGTTGTCGATTTATGAAGACCCATTTATTAAAAAAGGCTTGTCGAGTACGCCATTTGATAGTGAAGGCGTAGCACCAACTGCGAAACACATTATTGCTGACGGTAAATTAGAAACTTACTTACTAACCAGTTATTCGGCGCGTAAGTTGGGAATGCAAAGCACCGGCCATGCTGGTGGTATTCATAACTGGAAGGTTAAGCACAGTGGTATAAGTCGCGCAGAGTTACTTAAGCAAATGGGCACCGGCTTGCTAGTTACAGAAATGATGGGCCAAGGGGTAAATACAGTAACCGGTGATTATTCACGTGGCGCAGCAGGTTACTGGGTCGAAAACGGCGAGATTGCTTTCCCCGTGCATGAAATTACAGTGGCCAGCACTCTGCAAGAGATGTTTGCCAATATTGTGGCGATCGCTGATGACTTTGATAAAGAAAGCGCAATTCAGTCGGGCTCGGTGCTGATTTCATCGATGAAAGTAGCAGGTAGCTAAGCGTTAATTCTCAGCTCTTAACCTTGTTGTTTGAACAGGTTAAGAGCCGTTGACCAGATAACTCTGTCGTTTAGGCCAGCACTAAGGTGGCCATCCCTAAGAAAGAAAATAGCCCCATTACATCAGTCACGGTGGTTAATGCCATACCGCCTGCTAGTGCTGGGTCAATTTTAAACTTCTTCATTAACAGCGGAATAGTTACGCCGGCTAAACCGGCCAGTGACATGTTAATAAACATCGCACCAGCAATAATAACCCCTAAGGTCCAATCACCTTTCCATAGGGTCACTACTAAGGCAATCACAGTTGCCCAGATAATCCCGTTTAGCATGCCAATCGCAGCTTCTTTGCCTATTAACCAGCGAGAGTTACCTTCACCAATATGACCCACGGCTAAACCACGAATAACCAAAGCAAGGGTCTGATTGCCTGCGATTCCTCCCATGCTGGGTACAATCGTCATTAAAATGGCCAAGGTGGCTAACTGCTCTAGGGTAGATTCAAACATATTGCTGATGGAGGCCGCCACTAAGGCCGCGCACAGGTTTACTGCTAACCAAAAGGTGCGGCGTTGGGTACTTTTAACCACTGGGGCAAAGGTATCTTCATCATCGTCCATGCCCGCCATACCCATCATGCTGTGTTCAGCATTTTCGCGAATAATATCGACCACATCATCAATGGTGATCCGACCTAGCAGTTTACCTTGTTCATCAACTACTGGAGCCGAAATCCAGTCATGGCGTTCAAATAATGCTGCAACGTCGTTTTCATCCATAGATACATGGATGGTTTCTGCGTTTCCATCCATTACTTCTCGAACATTAACGTTGGGGCTTACCGTAAGCAGAGTAGATAAAGGAATATCGCCCAGTAGTAGGTCATCTTCGTCAACTACGTACAGGGCGTCGGTAGCCTCTGGCAGTTCGCCACGTAAACGTAAATAGCGCAATACCACATCAATACTTACGTCGGCCCGCAAGGTAATGGTATCGGTATTCATGATACTGCCAGCAGTATCTTCAGGGTAAGCTAGGGCCGCTTCTACACGGTGCCTGTCTTGACCATCCATTTGCTCAAGAACTTCTTGGTACACGCTGTCGGGCAGACTTCTTAGTACATAAGCGATGTCGTCGGTGTCCATGCCTTCAGTTGCGGCGGCCAGTGTTTCTGGTGCCATTAACTGAAGTACCCCTTCCATTACATCTTCGTTTAGCTCTTCGAGAATTTCACCATGTTGCTCGGGGTCGGTAAGTTGCCATAATACTTTACGCCCTGCTGGTGGGCTAGATTCTAGTAATAGTGCTACGTCACAGGGAGGCATTTGATGAAGCATGCGCCTAACATGCACGAACATACCACTGTCGAGGGCTTGATTTAGCTCCTGTAAGCGTTTGTGCTGATTAGGGTTTAACTCCATCTCTTCTGGCATAAGCGATCCCTATTGTTATTTTGTTATGTGCTGCTTGCTAATTGTAGCTTGGCTTTATTGCGTATAGATTTATTCTTCGTTGAAGTTAGCTTCTACTAGGGCTTGAACCGCATCTAGAGCGGCTTCTGCGTCTGCACCTTCAGATACTATGGTTAGCGTACTTCCTTGCGCGCTGGCTAGCACCAGTAAACCCATAACGCTGGCAGCAGAAGCCGTTTTCTCACCATCTATAATACTCAGCTCAGCGTCAAATTGCTGTGCCAGCTCAACCAACTTGGTGGCAGGACGTGCGTGCAGACCTAATTTGTTTTTTACTACTACTTGTCTAGTGAGCTTCAAGGCGATGTTCCAAAGTTCGGTGGCGTCGTTGCACTTTTCGATGAGCGCTAAAGAGGCTAGCAAGTCGCTCGGCCACATACACCGAGCGGTGTTGTCCGCCAGTACAGCCAATAGCAATGGTTAAATAGGCACGATTGTTAGCCTCTAAATGCGGTAACCAAGATTGCAATAACTGGCTAATCTGCTCGATATATTGGGTAACTAAAGGCTGCGCAGCCAAGTATTCTTGCACGGCTTTATCTAAGCCGGTTAGAGGACGTAGCTCCTCTTGCCAATGTGGGTTAGGTAAAAAACGCGCATCAAACATGTAGTCGGCATCGTTAGGCACACCATTTTTAAATCCAAAGGATTCGAACACCAAAATTAGCTGTTGTTGTTGGTCACCAGTAACGCGCGAGCGAATTAAGCCGCTTAGCTCGTGTACCGATAAACGGGAAGTGTCGATACGCAAATCGGCATTTCTAGAAATGGGGGCTAATAGCTCGGTTTCTGATTCAATCGCTTCTGCTAAAGATAAATTGCTTTGGCTAAGCGGGTGTACCCTGCGTGTTTCGCTGTAACGGCGGATCAGCGCTTCATCCTTCGCATCTAAAAAAATGCTTAACAGATTAATGT
Coding sequences within it:
- a CDS encoding carbon-nitrogen hydrolase family protein; this translates as MKLISLQMTSNGVVEDNLKQAEGLLQQAKPKAGDLVLLPENFACYGGGDKAYMSIAEHLGKGPIQTWLSQQAKLYGIYLVAGSVPTKAEEQHRCYTTSLAFSPAGELLQHYHKLHLFDVDVADNVGSYRESDSFVAGEQLAWFDMGAIRVGMAICFDLRFPYLFQLLRQQGCDIVLLPAAFTALTGEAHWQALLQARAIENQLYLVAANQTGTHKNQRQTWGHSMIVDPWGRCLDLQPSGTGPARADFNPQLLQQVRDRMPVPLHGQLQLGWRE
- the tldD gene encoding metalloprotease TldD, with translation MSFEKVSQSLLVPGGIGEQELSMALTEVAKHQIDYADLFFQHSRHESWVLEDGIVKEGSYNIEQGVGVRAISGEQTGFAYSDVINNNALLQTCQAARGISSKGVNAKIKPFSKVSAEQFYQADNPLVSLSNQQKIALLERADKYARSLDPAVTQVIVSLSGVYEEILVAASDGTLAADIRPLIRFNCSVLVERNQRRERGSAGGGGRRNYSYFLEDVNGRERAMGFVDEAVRQALVNLEAVDAPAGLMPVVLGAGWPGVLLHEAVGHGLEGDFNRKGSSAFSGCMGEQVASSLCTIVDDGTLGQRRGSVNIDDEGTPGQYNVLIENGVLKGYMQDKHNAQLMNTRSTGNGRRESYAHLPLPRMTNTYMLPGESEPEELIASVKKGIFAPNFGGGQVDITSGKFVFSASEAYLIEDGKITTPIKGATLIGCGPEAMQQVSMVGNDLALDQGVGVCGKEGQSVPVGVGQPSVKLDELTVGGTA
- the yjgA gene encoding ribosome biogenesis factor YjgA, coding for MKNQQPYDDEDDWISKSEIKREADRLKKIGAELVALTNPQLATIEMSPTLREAIALAKRLKDKREAARRHMNYIGKVMRTEDEEAISAGLDKIRNKHIYQAQAQLALEKQRDLLVAEGDAAINQLLEQNPSLERQKLRQLVRQAKKEAEQEKPAKAHQDLAKYLKENA
- the pmbA gene encoding metalloprotease PmbA, with protein sequence MSPEKQVSQELSQLKQAVEFALEQAKQLGADESEVSISKQTGICVATRDQQVETLEFNHDGALGIAVYSANCKGSASTSDLSPEAIKNAVKAAYDISQYTSKDSAAGIADKQLLASDIPDLELFHPHPLEPDYFIDVAKQCEDIALRNPQIKASDGANINSHYGVKVYGNSHGFLAGYPTSRHSISCMLIAGEKEMQRDYAYSVARDFADLDSIETIAAKAQQKTLGRLNSQKISTCEVPVVFDQDVASGLFGHLVGAISGGNLYRRSSFLLDSLGKQLFPSWLSIYEDPFIKKGLSSTPFDSEGVAPTAKHIIADGKLETYLLTSYSARKLGMQSTGHAGGIHNWKVKHSGISRAELLKQMGTGLLVTEMMGQGVNTVTGDYSRGAAGYWVENGEIAFPVHEITVASTLQEMFANIVAIADDFDKESAIQSGSVLISSMKVAGS
- the mgtE gene encoding magnesium transporter produces the protein MPEEMELNPNQHKRLQELNQALDSGMFVHVRRMLHQMPPCDVALLLESSPPAGRKVLWQLTDPEQHGEILEELNEDVMEGVLQLMAPETLAAATEGMDTDDIAYVLRSLPDSVYQEVLEQMDGQDRHRVEAALAYPEDTAGSIMNTDTITLRADVSIDVVLRYLRLRGELPEATDALYVVDEDDLLLGDIPLSTLLTVSPNVNVREVMDGNAETIHVSMDENDVAALFERHDWISAPVVDEQGKLLGRITIDDVVDIIRENAEHSMMGMAGMDDDEDTFAPVVKSTQRRTFWLAVNLCAALVAASISNMFESTLEQLATLAILMTIVPSMGGIAGNQTLALVIRGLAVGHIGEGNSRWLIGKEAAIGMLNGIIWATVIALVVTLWKGDWTLGVIIAGAMFINMSLAGLAGVTIPLLMKKFKIDPALAGGMALTTVTDVMGLFSFLGMATLVLA
- a CDS encoding HPr family phosphocarrier protein, giving the protein MKLTRQVVVKNKLGLHARPATKLVELAQQFDAELSIIDGEKTASAASVMGLLVLASAQGSTLTIVSEGADAEAALDAVQALVEANFNEE
- the rapZ gene encoding RNase adapter RapZ, with the translated sequence MELIIVSGRSGSGKTVALRVLEDLGYYCVDNLPVVLWQSLIDNLKKTYSKVAISIDIRNLPDELSPVGQLIRDAGPDINLLSIFLDAKDEALIRRYSETRRVHPLSQSNLSLAEAIESETELLAPISRNADLRIDTSRLSVHELSGLIRSRVTGDQQQQLILVFESFGFKNGVPNDADYMFDARFLPNPHWQEELRPLTGLDKAVQEYLAAQPLVTQYIEQISQLLQSWLPHLEANNRAYLTIAIGCTGGQHRSVYVAERLASLFSAHRKVQRRHRTLEHRLEAH